A region of Chelonoidis abingdonii isolate Lonesome George chromosome 8, CheloAbing_2.0, whole genome shotgun sequence DNA encodes the following proteins:
- the LOC116826297 gene encoding brain-specific homeobox/POU domain protein 3, whose product MMSMNSKQAFSMHPILHEPKYTHLHTSSEAIRRACLPAPQIQGNIFAGFDETLLRGAEALAAVDIVSQKTHPFKPDATYHTMSSVSCTPTSSSVHLHHPSVLSTHHHHHHQPSQGLEGELLDHLNSAIPLGGVPGPEVGSTPSHPHSHMPALNHMAHHPQSMNMSHPHGLASHAVISGPETETDPRELESFAERFKQRRIKLGVTQADVGSALANLKIPGVGCLSQSTICRFESLTLSHNNMVALKPILEAWLEEAERAQREKMTKPEIYTGGDKKRKRTSIAAPEKRSLEAYFAVQPRPSSEKIAAIAEKLDLKKNVVRVWFCNQRQKQKRMKFSATY is encoded by the exons aTGATGTCTATGAACAGCAAGCAGGCTTTCAGCATGCACCCCATCCTGCACGAGCCGAAATACACCCACCTACACACCAGCTCGGAGGCCATCAGGAGAGCCTGTCTACCAGCCCCCCAG ATCCAAGGCAATATCTTCGCGGGCTTCGATGAGACTTTGCTGAGAGGGGCTGAAGCTCTGGCAGCTGTGGATATAGTGTCTCAGAAAACCCATCCCTTCAAACCAGATGCCACCTACCACACCATGAGCAGCGTCTCCTGCACGCCTACCTCTTCTTCTGTTCACCTGCACCACCCCtcggtgctgagcacccaccatcaccaccaccaccagccctCGCAGGGTTTGGAGGGGGAGCTCCTGGACCACCTCAACTCTGCCATCCCGCTGGGGGGTGTGCCCGGACCCGAGGTGGGCTCCACGCCCTCCCACCCGCACTCCCACATGCCAGCCCTCAACCACATGGCCCACCACCCTCAGTCCATGAACATGTCCCACCCCCACGGCTTGGCCTCCCATGCTGTCATCTCAGGCCCCGAGACAGAGACAGACCCCAGGGAGCTGGAGTCCTTTGCTGAGCGGTTCAAGCAGAGGAGGATCAAACTTGGGGTGACCCAGGCGGACGTGGGCTCCGCCTTGGCCAACCTGAAGATCCCAGGTGTTGGCTGCTTGAGCCAAAGCACCATCTGCAGGTTCGAGTCCCTCACCTTGTCCCACAACAACATGGTGGCCCTGAAGCCCATTTTGGAGGCTTGGCTGGAGGAGGCTGAGAGGGctcaaagagagaaaatgaccAAGCCCGAAATCTACACTGGCGGGGACAAGAAACGCAAGCGCACTTCCATAGCAGCCCCGGAGAAGAGGTCGCTAGAAGCTTATTTTGCTGTGCAGCCCAGACCTTCATCGGAGAAAATCgcagccattgcagagaagttaGACTTGAAGAAGAACGTGGTGCGCGTCTGGTTTTGCAACCaaagacagaaacagaaaaggaTGAAATTTTCTGCAACCTACTGA